Proteins from one Podospora pseudoanserina strain CBS 124.78 chromosome 1, whole genome shotgun sequence genomic window:
- the URE1 gene encoding Urease (MEROPS:MER0004801; COG:F; EggNog:ENOG503NU8N): protein MIPAPEGGLINKRGVVAYLLIIPPSLSWDFRKVNFSISSSLNLFSLSVRRETQGWAKMLLVPRELDKLTISHLGFLAQRRLARGLKLNHSEAVALISSNIQELIRDGNHVVSDLMSLGSTMLGRRHVLPSVLSTLHEIQIEGTFPSGTYLVTVHNPISSDDGNLDRALYGSFLPVPSNDAFPVPPAEEYAPEAQPGAVVCVKDAVVRLNEGRRRIKLQVTSKGDRPVQVGSHYHFVEVNPELEFDRIAAVGYRLDIAAGTSVRFEPGDKKTVTLVEIGGHKVIRGGNRIANGVVEETRKNPDEIVKRLLDMGFAHTPQKDVVEFMEGFTMDRRAYNTMFGPTTGDLVRLGATDLWIKVEKDYTVYGEECKFGGGKTLREGMGQATGRSDRDTLDLVVTNALVVDWTGIYKADIGVKEGFIVGIGKAGNPDVMDGVTEGMVVGSCTDVIAGEGKIITAGGIDTHIHFICPQQVEEALASGVTTFLGGGTGPSAGTNATTCTPGAHYMKQMLQATDSLPINIGITGKGNDSDPLAIREQIAAGACGLKLHEDWGTTPAAIDTCLSVCDEMDVQCMIHTDTLNEAGFVETAVAAFANRTIHTYHTEGAGGGHAPDIISVVEHPNVLPSSTNPTRPFTLNTLDEHLDMLMVCHHLSKNIPEDVAFAESRIRAETIAAEDVLHDLGAISMMSSDSQAMGRCGEVILRTWNTAHKNKLQRGPLPEDAPTGCDNVRVKRYVSKYTINPAIAQGFSHLIGSIEVGKLADFVVWDPAWFGTKPSLVVKSGLIAVAMMGDPNASIPTIQPVVARQMFARDLPGASVVFVSKESVENGNIKSYGLRKRVSAVRGCRGIGKRDMKWNDRMPRMRVDPERYVVEADGKRCEAEPSEKLPLTQGYFVY from the exons ATGATCCCGGCGCCGGAGGGGGGACTCATAAACAaacggggggtggtggcataTCTTTTGATAATTCCTCCGAGTTTGTCCTGGGATTTTAGGAAAGTCAATTTTTCAATTTCGTCCAGTTTGAACCTTTTTTCCTTGTCTGTGAGAAGGGAGACACAAGGTTGGGCAAAGATGCTTCTTGTACCGAGAGAG CTCGACAAGCTCACAATCTCccacctcggcttcctcgccCAGCGGCGTCTCGCCCGCGGCTTGAAGCTGAACCACTCTGAGGCTGTAGCGCTCATCTCGTCCAACATCCAGGAGCTGATCCGCGACGGGAACCATGTCGTCTCTGACCTCATGTCCCTCGGGTCGACGATGCTAGGTCGACGGCACGTCCTGCCGAGCGTGCTGTCGACGCTGCATGAGATACAGATCGAGGGGACGTTTCCTAGCGGTACTTACCTCGTCACGGTGCACAACCCCATCTCCTCTGATGACGGTAACCTCGACAGGGCGTTGTATGGGAGTTTTCTGCCTGTGCCGAGCAATGATGCGTTTCCGGTGCCACCGGCAGAAGAATACGCGCCTGAAGCCCAACCCGGAGCGGTGGTTTGCGTCAAGGATgcggtggtgaggctgaatgaagggaggaggaggatcaaGCTCCAGGTGACGAGCAAGGGGGATAGGCCGGTGCAGGTCGGGTCTCATTATCACTTTGTGGAAGTCAACCCCGAATTGGAATTTGATCGGATTGCGGCGGTAGGGTACAGGTTGGATATCGCTGCCGGGACGTCTGTTCGGTTTGAGCCGGGGGACAAAAAGACCGTCACGCTGGTTGAGATTGGGGGGCATAAGGTTATTAGAGGGGGGAACAGAATCGCGaacggggtggtggaggagacgaggaagaaTCCTGACGAGATTGTCAAACGGCTGTTGGATATGGGCTTTGCTCACACGCCGCAGAAGGATGTCGTTGAGTTTATGGAGGGGTTTACGATGGATAGGCGGGCGTATAATACCATGTTTGGGCCGACAACCGGAGATCTTGTGAGGCTGGGGGCGACGGATCTGTGGATCAAGGTTGAGAAGGATTATACGGTTTATGGCGAGGAGTGTaagtttggtggtggcaagaCGCTTcgggaggggatggggcaGGCGACCGGGCGGTCGGATAGGGATACGCTTGATCTGGTGGTGACGAATGCGTTGGTTGTGGACTGGACGGGGATTTACAAGGCGGACATTGGGGTTAAGGAGGGGTTTATTGTCGGGATTGGCAAGGCAGGGAATCCGgatgtgatggatggggtgacggaggggatggtggtgggaagctGTACGGATGTTATTGCTGGTGAGGGCAAGATTATCACTGCGGGTGGGATTGATACGCATATTCACTTCATCTGCCCTCAACAGGTGGAGGAAGCTCTCGCCTCTGGAGTCACTACTttccttggtggtggtacaggTCCCAG cgCCGGCACCAACGCAACAACCTGCACCCCCGGCGCGCACTACATGAAACAAATGCTCCAGGCAAccgactccctccccatcaacatcggcATCACAGGCAAAGGCAACGACTCGGACCCCCTCGCAATCAGAGAACAAATCGCTGCCGGCGCCTGCGGCCTCAAACTCCACGAAGACTGGGGGACCACCCCGGCCGCCATCGACACTTGTCTTTCCGTCTGCGACGAAATGGACGTCCAGTGCATGATCCACACCGACACCCTCAACGAAGCCGGCTTCGTCGAaaccgccgtcgccgccttTGCCAACCGCACAATCCACACCTACCACACCGAAGGCGCCGGCGGGGGCCACGCCCCAGACATCATCTCTGTGGTCGAACACCCCAACGTGctaccctcctccacgaacccaacccgccccttcaccctcaacacTCTGGACGAACACCTCGACATGTTGATGGTCTGCCACCACCTAAGCAAAAACATCCCCGAAGACGTCGCGTTTGCCGAGTCCCGCATCAGAGCCGAGACCATCGCCGCAGAGGATGTCCTTCACGACCTCGGCGCGATCAGCATGATGTCCTCCGACTCCCAAGCCATGGGCCGTTGCGGGGAGGTCATTCTCAGAACATGGAACACCGCCCACAAGAATAAACTTCAACGCGGCCCGTTGCCCGAAGATGCCCCCACCGGCTGCGACAATGTCAGGGTTAAACGATATGTGTCAAAGTATaccatcaaccccgccatcgccCAAGGCTTCTCCCACCTGATCGGGAGCATCGAAGTCGGCAAACTAGCCGATTTTGTCGTCTGGGATCCGGCCTGGTTTGGGACGAAGccgagcttggtggtgaAATCGGGCTTGATTGCGGTGGCCATGATGGGGGATCCGAATGCCAGCATACCGACCATTCAGCCGGTGGTTGCGAGGCAGATGTTTGCTAGGGATTTGCCCGGTGCGAGTGTGGTTTTTGTGAGCAAGGAGAGTGTTGAGAACGGGAATATAAAGAGTTATGggctgaggaagagggtgagcGCGGTGAGGGGGTGTAGGGggattgggaagagggatATGAAGTGGAATGATaggatgccgaggatgagggttgatCCTGAGAGGTATGTGGTTGAGGCGGACGGGAAGAGGTGTGAGGCGGAGCCGAGTGAGAAACTGCCGTTGACGCAGGGGTATTTTGTTTATTAA
- a CDS encoding hypothetical protein (CAZy:GH45; EggNog:ENOG503P08U; COG:O), with translation MQLALTILAFGGLASAQGAQGAGKTTRYWDCCKPSCAWPGKSTASTPVLTCDRNDNPLNDRGSTRSGCDSGGSAFMCSNQSPWAVNETVAYGWAAVNIAGSNEASWCCSCYELTFTSGPVSGKKMIVQATNTGGDLGNNHFDIAMPGGGVGIFNACTQQYGAPPNGWGERYGGVGSKSACESFPDKLKAGCNWRFDWFMGADNPDVRFRQVACPAAITAKSQCVRQRDVIDQTPTGPSTVPTWTP, from the coding sequence ATGCAGCTCGCCCTCACAATCCTGGCCTTCGGCGGCCTCGCCTCCGCCCAGGGAGCCCAAGGCGCAGGCAAAACAACCCGCTACTGGGACTGCTGCAAGCCCTCCTGCGCCTGGCCCGGCAAGTCAaccgcctccacccccgtcctGACCTGCGACCGCAacgacaaccccctcaacgaCCGCGGGTCCACCCGCTCCGGGTGCGACTCGGGCGGGTCAGCCTTCATGTGCAGCAACCAATCCCCGTGGGCGGTCAACGAGACCGTCGCCTACGGCTGGGCGGCCGTCAACATCGCCGGCAGCAACGAGGCCTCCtggtgctgctcctgctACGAGCTCACCTTCACCTCCGGCCCCGTCTCGGGCAAGAAGATGATCGTCCAggccaccaacaccggcgGCGACCTGGGAAACAATCACTTTGACATTGCCATgccggggggtggtgtcgggATCTTCAATGCGTGCACCCAGCAGTATGGTGCGCCGCCTAAtggttggggggagaggTATGGCGGTGTGGGGAGCAAGAGTGCTTGCGAGAGTTTTCcggacaagctcaaggcggGATGTAATTGGAGGTTTGACTGGTTTATGGGGGCGGATAACCCTGATGTGAGGTTCAGACAGGTTGCCTGCCCGGCGGCGATTACGGCCAAGAGTCAGtgtgtgaggcagagggatGTTATTGATCAGACGCCTACTGGGCCGAGTACGGTTCCTACTTGGACTCCTTGA
- a CDS encoding hypothetical protein (COG:O; EggNog:ENOG503NV0S), protein MAYSREYPTILLGVILLFWFVKPTLAFGAGNIAGISSIEGQNCDIEDALLKVMMARAVGGKRFDKLMVSRVYFGNWLRDYSQAIDVGTVKSVSAEAIRLLLCVLGFITFGYGSKEFEVTADRLGCYRPEDHIDNPKDYAENEDARQYHRALRGPVNEEVELAIDPETGMKNYIANENIGIMTSAAHCRKLFTDAIELGRRYGRSGNKDDLYECLRLIGTGLHCLEDYFAHSNYIELALIEMGEQDVFPHVGRNTKISLEGANDEVYPIVTGTFGGVDFLHSVTGEVSDKLIQSEIQDLENTLEQSKNSDLSYLRELLDKIPDGLIGGDKKNKVNEIQDNANAAQMEQTSISPKETEEFTRQVQDIFRQIMPAIEYHDDLLKSISEAVSRIPILPKIIEQLEEQLSLFVFQVIAPFVIPVIEQIKNELATGATEIIESSKNEQHIVFEDDDASDPTHSMLSKDHFTNILNEVAGRAASKVVSWSVPQLMEAIDDEGVDVDRVLNKIIYGVLHHPAQRNMGPNGADEGRRLIYGIVEEWWNDMGRGQQEDYRRKLSREGVENGENHREGEKDCGHGCGGGGLKVKKNYANAAPETMEDRIAEAAAGHIVAGVKQSFKQAAENAGTGEGGGGLGGFLSSVAGNIFNSARQERERERSEQQEETPSYGGGGYRRQEEERPSYGGGGGYGEAASYGRREEESSGYGGGYGRREEESSGYGGGYGRREEESSGYGGGYGRREEESSGYGGGYGRREEESSGYGGGYGRREEESSGGYGGGEAASYGRGDYGGYGESNTYSGYGRRRDDDEEEDEGRRRW, encoded by the exons ATGGCTTACTCAAGGGAGTACCCGACCATCTTGCTCGGGGTCATCCTCCTGTTTTGGTTTGTGAAGCCTACCCTCGCCTTTGGCGCTGGTAACATTGCCGGGATTTCTAGCATCGAGGGCCAGAACT GTGACATCGAAGATGCCCTCCTCAAAGTCATGATGGCTCGCGCCGTCGGCGGCAAGAGATTCGACAAGCTGATGGTCTCCCGCGTCTACTTTGGCAACTGGCTCCGCGACTACTCCCAAGCCATCGACGTCGGCACCGTCAAGAGCGTCTCTGCCGAGGCCATCAGGCTCCTTCTCTGCGTGCTCGGATTCATTACTTTCGGCTACGGCAGCAAGGAGTTCGAGGTGACGGCCGACCGTCTGGGGTGCTACCGTCCCGAGGACCACATCGACAACCCAAAGGACTATGCCGAGAACGAGGACGCCAGGCAGTACCACCGCGCTCTTCGCGGCCCGGTCAACGAGGAGGTCGAGCTGGCGATCGACCCCGAGACGGGCATGAAGAATTACATTGCTAATGAGAACATCGGGATCATGACGTCGGCTGCGCACTGCAGGAAGCTGTTCACGGATGCGATTGAGCTTGGGAGGAGGTatgggaggagtgggaacAAGGATGATTTGTATGAGTGCCTGAGATTGATCGGGACTGGGTTGCACTGTCTCGAGG ACTACTTCGCCCACAGCAACTACATCGAACTCGCCCTCATCGAAATGGGCGAGCAAGACGTCTTCCCCCACGTGGGCCGCAACACAAAGATCTCCCTGGAGGGCGCCAACGACGAAGTCTACCCCATCGTCACCGGCACCTTTGGCGGCGTCGACTTTTTGCACTCGGTCACGGGCGAGGTCTCGGACAAGCTCATCCAGAGTGAAATCCAAGACCTGGAGAACACGCTCGAGCAGTCCAAAAACTCGGACCTGTCCTACCTCcgcgagctcctcgacaagATCCCCGACGGGCTCATCGGCGgcgacaagaagaacaaggtcAACGAGATCCAGGACAATGCCAACGCCGCCCAGATGGAGCAGACGAGCATCTCGCCcaaggagacggaggagttTACCCGCCAGGTCCAGGACATCTTCCGGCAGATCATGCCCGCGATCGAGTACCACGACGACTTGCTCAAGAGCATCTCGGAGGCGGTGTCTAGGATCCCGATTCTCCCCAAGATTATCGAGCAGCTCGAGGAGCAGCTCTCGTTGTTTGTGTTTCAGGTCATCGCCCCGTTTGTGATTCCGGTTATCGAGCAGATCAAGAACGAGCTCGCGACGGGCGCGACGGAGATTATCGAGTCGAGCAAGAACGAGCAGCACATTGTtttcgaggacgatgacgcTTCTGATCCTACGCACTCGATGCTGTCGAAGGATCATTTTACCAACATTCTCAACGAGGTTGCTGGGCGGGCGGCGTCGAAGGTTGTTTCCTGGTCTGTGCCGCAGCTCATGGAGGCTATCGATGacgagggggtggatgtcgATCGGGTTCTCAACAAAATTATCTATGGTGTGCTCCACCACCCTGCGCAGCGGAACATGGGGCCTAACGGGGCTGATGAGGGCCGGAGGCTGATTTATGGGATTGTGGAGGAGTGGTGGAATGATATGGGGCGGGGTCAGCAGGAGGATTATAGGCGGAAGCTGAgcagggagggggtggagaatggggagaatcatagggagggggagaaggattGCGGGCATGGGTGTGGGGGGGGCgggttgaaggtgaagaagaattATGCTAATGCTGCGCCGGAGACAATGGAGGATCGGAttgccgaggcggcggccgGGCATATCGTTGCGGGGGTGAAGCAAAGCTTTAAGCAGGCGGCCGAGAATGCGgggactggggaggggggtggagggttgggtggcTTCTTGAGTAGTGTGGCGGGCAATATTTTTAACTCTGCtaggcaggagagggagagggagaggagtgagcagcaggaggagacgCCTAGctatgggggtggtgggtataGGagacaggaggaggagaggcctagctacggcggcggcggtggttaTGGTGAGGCTGCCAGCTACGGCCGTCGTGAGGAGGAAAGCTCCGGTTATGGCGGTGGCTACGGCCGTCGTGAGGAGGAAAGCTCCGGATACGGCGGTGGCTACGGTCGtcgtgaggaggagagctcTGGATACGGCGGTGGCTATGGTCGtcgtgaggaggagagctcTGGATACGGCGGTGGCTATGGTCGtcgtgaggaggagagttcAGGTTATGGCGGCGGCTATGGCCGTCGTGAAGAGGAAAGCTCTGGTGGCTATGGCGGTGGCGAAGCTGCTAGTTACGGTCGTGGTGACTATGGCGGCTACGGTGAATCTAACACCTACAGTGGTTACGGTCGCCGGagagatgacgacgaggaggaggatgagggacGTCGCCGGTGGTAA
- the vti1 gene encoding t-SNARE VTI1 (EggNog:ENOG503NWBQ; COG:U; BUSCO:EOG09264R4M) has protein sequence MSNLLDTDAGTELFKHYESEYLLVRADLTQKLDQINELSGEPRKAALSAAERALEETDELVGQMQMEKQNVPSSQRTAINRRIRDYKSDVDGYRRKLRTLAEDRSALFGGRYTDNPGGASGDAQLEQRQQLLSGTDRLDRSTQRLKASQQLANETESIGANTLATLQQQRETIEHTTRVMYESEGYVDRSLKSIKGIARRMATNRIITIAIITVLVLLIFAVIFSKFK, from the exons atgtccaacctcctcgacaccgaCGCCGGCACCGAGCTCTTCAAGCACTACGAATCAGAATACCTGCTCGTCCGCGCCGACCTGACCCAGAAACTCGACCAAATCAATGAGTTATCCGGCGAGCCCAGAAAGGCCGCCCTCAGCGCGGCAGAGCGGGCGCTGGAGGAAACCGACGAGCTAGTGGGCCAGATGCAGATGGAGAAGCAAAACGTCCCCTCGTCTCAGCGCACAGCAATCAACAGACGGATCCGCGACTACAAGAGCGATGTCGATGGATACAGGCGAAAGCTGCGGACTCTGGCCGAGGACAGGAGTGCGCTTTTTGGGGGACGGTACACGGACAATCCCGGTGGTGCTTCTGGGGATGCGCAGCTGGAGCAGAGGCAGCAGTTGCTGTCTG GAACCGATCGTTTGGACCGCAGCACTCAGCGCCTGAAGGCTAGTCAACAGCTGGCGAACGAGACCGAGTCCATCGGTGCCAACACTCTGGCCAcgctgcagcagcagcgcgaGACGATCGAGCACACCACGCGCGTTATGTACGAGAGCGAGGGTTATGTCGATCGCAGTTTGAAGAGCATCAAGGGCATTGCCCGTAG GATGGCTACCAATCGGATAatcaccatcgccatcattACCGTCTTGGTTTTGCTCATCTTTGCTGTCATCTTTAGCAAGTTCAAATGA
- a CDS encoding hypothetical protein (COG:B; EggNog:ENOG503NZ2S) gives MPRPPKKVAEVAPSPAPVAPAIINPIQQQQLPVAQIPGGPPVIDVAQFIRVRDSVYNRLQTIQDLIRSFSADYLRQTNLLIGEGTSLENGQETLDHLNGALGGLMPAALAAPMPVVEEKKERKKRTHDPNAPKRPLTPYFLYMQTARPIIASDLGEGAPKGAVQEEGQRRWAVMAPGEKAGWNTAYKYNLRLYQARVHSYKAGNMDAKNMSDDEARAYAELYNIDVSNLAQVEEFPADEQDAIAEQLHQTAAVESPPAEVSEEEPAPPAKTPNKKAVTRKRKSTAATPAVPEPPKPEPAATPASPEAKKRKRTSKAAEIVEEPKKSARKKTKN, from the exons ATGCCGCGCCCACCCAAGAAGGTCGCTGAGGTCGCCCCCTCGCCTGCGCCAGTCGcgccagccatcatcaaccccatccagcaacaacaactcccTGTTGCCCAGATCCCGGGTGGCCCTCCCGTCATCGATGTCGCGCAGTTTATTCGCGTCAGAGACTCT GTGTACAACCGTCTGCAAACTATCCAGGATTTGATTAGGAGTTTTTCTGCCGATTATTTGCGTCAGACGAACCTTCTCATTGGCGAGGGTACCAGCCTCGAGAATGGACAGGAGACTCTTGACCATCTCAACGGCGCTCTCGGCGGCCTGATGCCCGCTGCCCTTGCTGCCCCCATGCCCGTcgttgaggagaagaaggagcgcAAGAAGCGCACTCATgaccccaacgcccccaaGCGTCCCCTAACCCCCTACTTCCTCTACATGCAGACTGCTCGTCCCATCATTGCGAGCGACCTTGGTGAGGGAGCTCCCAAGGGTGCTGTCCAGGAAGAGGGCCAGCGTCGCTGGGCTGTCATGGCCCCTGGTGAGAAGGCGGGTTGGAACACGGCTTACAAGTACAACCTCCGCCTCTACCAGGCTCGCGTCCACTCCTACAAGGCCGGCAACATGGACGCCAAGAACATGTCGGATGATGAGGCTCGTGCTTATGCTGAGCTCTACAACATTGACGtttccaacctcgcccaggtggaggagttccCCGCCGATGAGCAGGATGCCATCGCCGAGCAGCTTCACCAGACGGCCGCTGTCGAGTCCCCTCCCGCCGAGGTctccgaggaggagcccgCGCCGCCAGCCAAAACCCCCAACAAGAAGGCCGTGACCCGCAAGCGGAAGAGCACGGCTGCCACTCCCGCTGTCCCCGAGCCTCCCAAGCCAGAGCCCGCCGCCACTCCGGCGAGCCcggaggccaagaagaggaagagaacgTCCAAGGCGGCcgagattgtggaggagcCCAAGAAGTCTGCTCGtaagaagaccaagaactAA
- the atg6 gene encoding Vacuolar protein sorting-associated protein atg6 (COG:T; EggNog:ENOG503NUUK; BUSCO:EOG09262FJB) produces MFCQKCRGPLKLDGSLDDLNPAAYDLLVATHSQQPPKKPPAASRTLHSQDRARKSTYEKAVRQAGQPMFKRHGGPPRASDSSMSFIFLTESQITPHRSQQPKQQDASSAQPANGGNDGPPDDDKSYEMERIAKLFEILSARSDIDHPVCVECTELLLEELQKRLEATNRERDAYVACLKEIQASAPTDDEIRAQDEALRRASQAVAERRREIEQLEEERAKLDLELLALEEEAEKVDAQEDVFWRERNAFASRLAHFQDERDSINSTFDHDSRQLEKLQRSNVYNDTFCISHDGTFATINGLRLGRLHARPVDWPEINAAWGHALLLIVTVAEKLNYHFDGYEPQPMGSCSRIIKLEYQSPSSSRYGSARSAPPPAPKRHVLELFSSGDMPFGITIMHRKFDQAMVAFLELVRQLGDFVQKQTAREGTPLALPYRIEGDKIMDVSIKLGIAQDDGWTKACKLTLTCCKFLLAHASNVNSMSNGRGAGGG; encoded by the coding sequence ATGTTTTGCCAGAAATGCCGCGGCCCTCTGAAGCTCGACGGCTCTCTGGATGACCTCAATCCGGCTGCCTATGATCTCCTCGTGGCGACACACTCACAGCAACCACCCAAGAAACCCCCAGCCGCATCGCGAACTCTACACTCCCAGGACAGGGCGCGCAAGTCCACCTATGAGAAGGCTGTTCGACAGGCCGGTCAACCCATGTTCAAGAGACATGGAGGACCCCCACGAGCCAGCGACAGTTCCATGTCATTCATCTTCCTGACTGAGTCTCAGATCACACCACACAGAAGCCAACAACCAAAGCAACAAGATGCTTCCTCGGCGCAACCGGCGAATGGAGGAAATGATGGGCCACCAGACGACGACAAGTCTTATGAGATGGAGCGCATCGCCAAACTGTTCGAGATCCTGTCAGCGCGATCCGATATAGACCACCCAGTGTGCGTCGAGTGCACCGAGCTTTTATTGGAGGAATTACAGAAAAGACTCGAGGCGACAAACCGTGAGCGGGACGCGTACGTCGCTTGCCTCAAAGAGATACAGGCCAGCGCACCCACAGACGACGAGATTCGAGCCCAGGACGAAGCCCTCCGGAGGGCCAGCCAAGCCGTGGCCGAGCGCCGCAGAGAAATCGAGCAGctagaggaggaaagggccAAACTAGATCTCGAGCTCCTTGCACTCGAAgaagaggccgagaaggtTGACGCTCAAGAAGACGTCTTTTGGAGGGAACGCAACGCCTTCGCCTCTCGACTAGCCCATTTTCAAGACGAACGCGACAGCATTAACAGCACCTTTGACCACGATTCCCGCcagctcgagaagctccaACGCAGCAACGTATACAACGACACATTCTGCATCAGCCACGACGGAACCTTTGCCACCATCAACGGCCTCCGCCTAGGCCGCTTGCACGCCCGCCCGGTCGACTGGCCCGAGATCAATGCCGCCTGGGGCCACGCCCTCTTGCTCATCGTGACAGtcgccgagaagctcaactACCACTTTGACGGCTATGAGCCCCAGCCCATGGGGTCTTGCTCCCGAATCATCAAGTTGGAATAccaatccccctcctcgagcCGGTACGGCTCAGCCAGGAGCGCCCCTCCACCCGCGCCGAAGCGTCATGTTTTGGAGCTGTTCTCTAGCGGGGACATGCCATTTGGCATCACAATCATGCATAGGAAGTTTGACCAGGCGATGGTGGCGTTTCTGGAGCTGGTGAGGCAGCTGGGCGACTTTGTGCAGAAGcagacggcgagggaggggacgcCGCTCGCGCTGCCGTACAGGATCGAGGGGGACAAGATTATGGATGTGAGCATCAAGCTGGGGATTGCGCAGGATGATGGGTGGACAAAGGCTTGCAAGTTGACGTTGACGTGCTGCAAGTTTTTGTTGGCGCATGCGAGTAATGTGAATTCGATGAGTAacgggaggggggcggggggtggatga